A single Prevotella sp. E15-22 DNA region contains:
- the fucP gene encoding L-fucose:H+ symporter permease — translation MKKNQLALGLIFCLFFLWAISSNLLPTMIRQLMKTCELNTFEASFTESAYWLAYFICPIPIAMFMRRFSYRVGIVTGLLIAACGGLLFFPAAQVKSYGVYLCIFFVIATGMCFLETAANPYVTVLGDAETAPRRLNLAQSFNGLGAFISAMFLSKLVLSGNDFTRETIPADYPGGWEGFIQTETDAMKLPYLILALVLIAVAVMLIVVKLPKVGDESTDKKGKLIDFSTLKKPHLRWGVIAQFFYNGGQTAINSLFLVYCCTYAGIDEDTATTFFGLYMLAFLLGRWVGTLIMAKIEPTKMLTFYALANVVLCVVIMSFGGYVGLYAMLAVSFFMSIIYPTQFSLALHGLGEQTKSGSAFLVMAIVGNACVPQFTAYIMHQNETFYQVAYIVPLVCFAVCAFYGYKYKSLLKVNK, via the coding sequence ATGAAAAAGAATCAACTTGCCCTGGGCCTTATCTTCTGCCTGTTCTTCCTCTGGGCCATCAGCAGCAACCTGCTGCCTACGATGATTCGCCAGCTGATGAAGACTTGCGAACTGAACACCTTCGAAGCCTCGTTTACTGAGAGCGCCTACTGGTTGGCATACTTTATATGCCCCATCCCCATCGCCATGTTCATGAGGCGATTCAGCTATAGGGTGGGCATCGTCACGGGTCTGCTCATCGCTGCCTGCGGCGGACTGCTGTTCTTCCCTGCAGCTCAGGTGAAGAGCTATGGCGTGTATCTCTGTATCTTCTTCGTCATCGCCACGGGCATGTGTTTCCTTGAAACGGCAGCCAACCCCTACGTCACCGTATTGGGCGACGCAGAGACGGCTCCACGACGCCTGAACCTGGCACAGTCGTTCAACGGACTGGGCGCCTTTATATCGGCCATGTTTCTGAGTAAGCTGGTGCTGAGCGGCAACGATTTTACACGCGAGACCATCCCTGCCGACTATCCTGGCGGATGGGAGGGCTTTATCCAGACCGAGACGGACGCGATGAAGCTGCCCTACCTCATCCTGGCCCTCGTGCTGATTGCTGTGGCCGTGATGCTCATCGTGGTGAAACTGCCTAAGGTGGGCGACGAGAGCACGGACAAGAAAGGTAAGCTCATCGACTTCTCGACACTGAAGAAGCCACACCTGCGCTGGGGCGTCATCGCACAGTTCTTCTATAACGGCGGTCAGACAGCCATCAACAGCCTGTTTCTGGTTTACTGCTGCACCTACGCCGGCATCGACGAAGATACTGCCACCACGTTCTTCGGCCTCTATATGCTGGCCTTCCTGCTGGGACGATGGGTGGGCACTCTCATCATGGCTAAGATTGAACCCACGAAGATGCTCACCTTCTATGCACTGGCCAACGTGGTGCTGTGTGTGGTCATCATGAGCTTTGGCGGCTATGTAGGACTTTATGCCATGCTGGCTGTGTCGTTCTTCATGAGCATCATCTATCCCACGCAGTTCTCACTGGCCCTGCACGGCCTGGGCGAACAGACGAAGTCGGGCTCGGCCTTCCTCGTGATGGCCATCGTGGGCAACGCCTGCGTGCCTCAGTTCACGGCTTACATCATGCACCAGAACGAGACGTTCTATCAGGTGGCCTACATCGTGCCCCTGGTTTGTTTCGCTGTGTGTGCCTTCTATGGATACAAATATAAATCACTATTAAAGGTTAACAAGTAA
- a CDS encoding zeta toxin family protein, giving the protein MRNKTKLFLLVLLVLCQTIVSAAGLSSASNESVDSAKVVIKGKAAYQWVGEHLDSLADAYLTGSGNILDPDNVREGLRCIGYNGLNVTDYIMASRQIDSLVLIKLLNRAEAEHNKTIFFMMGSTGAGKSTSLRNNPKLKELVDRAGLVYDGAFISIPSFETRLRMVQERGFKVSVVFVHNDPETGFTNVINRMMRTNRSMSYHYYIYCYPHFRKRIAYLQEQHPDITLYCLDNSGNKGGVRVSIEEALKWDYTITEQMERKLYDIMQHFIDSGQLTPEQIKALTAQ; this is encoded by the coding sequence ATGAGAAATAAGACGAAGCTATTCCTACTAGTACTACTGGTTCTCTGCCAGACCATCGTGTCGGCAGCAGGCCTCAGCAGCGCCAGCAACGAAAGTGTCGACTCTGCGAAAGTCGTTATCAAGGGCAAGGCCGCCTATCAATGGGTGGGCGAGCACCTGGACTCGCTGGCCGATGCCTATCTGACAGGAAGTGGCAACATACTCGACCCAGACAACGTGCGCGAGGGACTGAGATGCATTGGCTATAACGGACTGAACGTGACCGACTATATCATGGCAAGTCGACAGATAGACAGTCTGGTGCTGATAAAGTTGCTGAACCGTGCCGAGGCCGAGCACAACAAGACCATTTTCTTTATGATGGGCTCGACAGGCGCTGGCAAGTCGACCTCCCTGAGAAACAATCCCAAGTTGAAAGAGCTGGTGGACCGTGCCGGACTGGTTTACGATGGAGCGTTCATCAGCATCCCATCGTTCGAGACGCGCCTGAGGATGGTGCAGGAGCGTGGCTTCAAAGTGAGCGTGGTGTTTGTGCACAACGATCCAGAAACAGGTTTTACGAATGTGATAAACCGCATGATGCGGACCAACCGCTCCATGAGCTATCATTACTATATCTACTGCTATCCCCATTTCCGCAAGCGCATTGCCTATCTGCAGGAACAGCATCCCGACATCACGCTTTATTGCCTGGACAACAGTGGCAACAAAGGTGGTGTGCGCGTCAGCATAGAGGAGGCCCTGAAATGGGATTATACCATCACAGAGCAGATGGAGCGCAAGCTCTACGACATCATGCAGCACTTTATCGACTCAGGCCAGTTGACCCCTGAGCAGATTAAAGCCCTGACTGCTCAATAA
- a CDS encoding aldo/keto reductase, translating to MRYTELGRTGMKISHLSFGASSLGSVFRETNEKESFEAVEAAIEGGINFIDVSPYYGHYKAETVLGKALRNIPRDKYYLSTKVGRYGKDGVNTWDYSAKRVTDSVYESMERLGIDFIDLINVHDIEFQAARPGGLQLVVDETLPALFELKDKGVVGHVGITDLQLENLKWVAERVPVESILNFCHYTLNDDALTDYLDFFEAKGIGIINASPLSMGLLSQRGVPAWHPAPKALVEACQKAAEHCNAKNYPIEKLAVQYSVSNPRIASTLFSSANPANVRRNIEWANEEPDWNLVKEVQEIIGDQQRVTWANS from the coding sequence ATGAGGTACACTGAGTTAGGACGGACGGGAATGAAGATTTCCCACCTGAGCTTTGGCGCATCGTCGCTGGGCAGCGTCTTTCGCGAGACCAACGAGAAAGAGAGTTTTGAAGCCGTTGAGGCAGCCATCGAGGGTGGCATCAACTTCATCGACGTGAGTCCGTACTACGGCCACTACAAGGCCGAGACCGTGCTGGGCAAAGCCCTGCGCAACATTCCACGTGACAAGTATTACCTGAGCACCAAGGTGGGACGCTACGGCAAGGACGGCGTGAACACCTGGGACTACTCTGCCAAGCGCGTCACCGACAGCGTTTATGAGAGTATGGAGCGCCTGGGTATCGACTTCATCGACCTCATTAACGTACACGATATTGAGTTTCAGGCGGCTCGTCCTGGAGGCCTGCAACTGGTGGTGGACGAGACCCTGCCCGCCCTCTTTGAACTGAAAGACAAGGGTGTGGTGGGTCATGTGGGCATCACCGACCTGCAGCTGGAGAACCTGAAATGGGTGGCCGAGAGAGTGCCCGTGGAGAGCATCCTAAACTTCTGCCACTATACCCTGAACGACGACGCCCTGACCGACTATCTGGATTTCTTCGAGGCCAAGGGCATCGGCATTATCAACGCATCGCCCCTGAGCATGGGACTGCTGTCGCAGCGTGGCGTGCCTGCATGGCATCCTGCACCCAAGGCGCTGGTGGAGGCCTGTCAGAAGGCTGCCGAGCACTGCAACGCCAAGAACTATCCCATCGAGAAGTTGGCTGTGCAATACTCTGTGAGCAACCCTCGCATTGCCTCAACCCTGTTCTCATCGGCCAACCCTGCCAACGTGCGTCGCAACATTGAATGGGCCAACGAGGAGCCCGACTGGAACCTGGTGAAGGAGGTTCAGGAGATTATTGGCGACCAGCAGCGCGTGACCTGGGCCAACTCATAA